TCTTCAATGAATTTCCTGATAGCTGTGCTGCCGACATGGACCCCGCTGCCTATCAGGTCGGTAGCAGTGTTGAAAGGGGGAGTGTGGGATACCAGGACCTTGATCGGTGCCTGAGTCACATATTGGTATGCCCTGTTGACTATGTCTCCGAGTTCTTCTTCGGAAAACTCGGTTGGTGTATTGAAGGGAGTGAGATTGGATCCTCCTACACCGAATATTCCCAACTCGCCCACGACAAGCCCCTTGCCATGTATATTGATGCCAAGCTCATCCAGATAGTCCCCGACTGATGCCTTATCCATATTACCCGGGACAGCATATATCTTAGGATTAATGCGCCGGATAACATTCAGCA
This genomic stretch from Deltaproteobacteria bacterium harbors:
- a CDS encoding serine/threonine protein phosphatase yields the protein MYIIAFGDIHMEYAGVENITGLSKADLVIITGDFTNFGGKKEASTVLNVIRRINPKIYAVPGNMDKASVGDYLDELGINIHGKGLVVGELGIFGVGGSNLTPFNTPTEFSEEELGDIVNRAYQYVTQAPIKVLVSHTPPFNTATDLIGSGVHVGSTAIRKFIEEKQPDFCLTGHIHESRGKDRIGHTLILNPGILKDPGWIEFSRQDDGSYIARLN